The region GGCGCGCTGGAAAGAGTATGGCGAGAAGCTCACCGCGTTTGCCCGCTATACGCAACAGCAAGGGGTTCAGATTGCTTACCATCATCATATGGGAACGGTGATTGAGTCTGCTGAAGACGTCGATAATCTGATGACCCATACCGGTGAGGAAGTGGGGTTACTGCTGGATACCGGTCATCTGACGTTTTCCGGAGCCGACCCGCTGGCGGTGGCGCAGCGCTGGGCATCCCGCATCAACCATGTTCATTGCAAAGATGTGCGTGCCGATGTCCTGGCTGATGTAAAAAATCGCAAAACCAGCTTCCTCGACGCCGTGCTGAGCGGCGTGTTCACTGTGCCGGGTGATGGCTGTGTGGATTACCCGCCGATCATGGCGTTGCTGAAGGCGAACCAGTATCAGGGCTGGCTGGTGGTGGAAGCGGAGCAGGACCCGGCCATCGCACACCCGCTAACTTACGCGCGTCTGGGATATAACAACCTGAGCCGTCTGGCGCGCGATGCCGGACTGATTTAAGGAGGTGGCATGTCACATCTGTTATCACGCTGGCAGCAGCCAAACGCGCAAGGCCTGACGCAGTCCGTCACGCCGGAACGTGCAGGCTGGGGATATGTCGGCTTTGCGGCCTATGAACTTGAGGAAGGGCAGCAACTGACGCTACCCGCCGTCGATGAGGAGCGCTGTCTGGTGCTGGTGGCCGGACGTGCAACCATTACTACGCCTACGGCGACGTTCAGTGATATTGGCGAGCGGATGAGCCCGTTCGAACGGATTAAACCGTGGGCGGTGTATGTTACGCCGCAGGAAACCGTGCAGGTTCAGGCACTGACCCGGCTGGAGCTGGCCGTTTGTTCCGCGCCGGGGAAAGGCACCTACCCGACGCGGCTGATCGCGCCGCAGGATATCGACGGTGAAGCGCGAGGAAAAGGGCACAACCAGCGTTACGTGCATAACATTCTGCCTGAGGATAAACCCGCCGACAGCCTGCTGGTGGTCGAAGTGTGGACCAACGAAGGCTGTACCAGTTCATACCCGAGCCACAAACACGATACGGATAATCCACCACAGGAAACCTATCTGGAGGAGACTTATTACCACCGTCTTAACCCGGAGCAAGGATTCTGTATGCAGCGGGTGTACACCGATGACCGGACGCTGGATGAGTGTATGGCGGTCTACAATCGTGATGTCGTGATGGTGCCGAAAGGTTATCACCCGGTGGCGACGATGGCAGGGTATGACAGCTACTACCTCAATGTGATGGCCGGCCCGGTACGGAAATGGATGTTCACCTGGGAAGAGGATCATGCGTGGATAAATACCACCTATTCCGCTGAAAAATGACGATCCGATCTTTCTGGATGAAGAAAAGAAATAATGCGTTGGAGAGGGTTACCTGAGTAAGGTCTGTTGCGACGGTTGAGCATCAGACCTTTCTCCAACGTTTTGCTGGGCTTGGGGGGAAACGTTAGAGCGCGATATAGACACGTTTTTGAATCGCTAAGGATGTGTCAGTGAATAACTGATGGCGAATGAACTGACAGGCGGTGGATACAAAATCTTTTAATTTTCAGTCAGATTGCGTGCTCTGCCGCTAATATCAATAATACCATCATGAGCCGCCTGGAGAAGGGATGCAGCGGATAAGTGCCCCTGGTTATCCTGCATGTACACCAGTACCATCGACAGATTAAGCCCTGTATAAACGGTGGTGGTTTCCCGGTGCTGTAGCCAGTATTTCAGCGCAACATTCGCTGGTGTTCCACCTGCGATATCGCAAACCAGAATCACGGGTTCATCCGCGTAGGCTGACAGCAGAGTCTGCAGCGCATGCGCAAGAGACTGTGGGCTGTCGCTAATGCGGAGCGCAAGGGCATGGACGTCGTTTCGCGGCCCCAGAATATCGAAGGCGGCGTCGCGAATGGCCACGGCGATGTCGCCGTGGCTGATTAAGACAAGCTGTGTCACGTTGTGTTCTCTGATACCTCAATATAAACGGGCTCGTCCAGCAGATCTAACGCGCCAACGTCGACCCCTTCGGTTTCGAAGATAACCAGACGGTTCTCCCCCTGCCTTAGCAGCGGTGCCGGGATGTACAGATAACCCAGAGGCCCGCGATGCCAGTAACGGCCAAGATTGAAGCCGTTGATAAACGCGACACCTTTACCGAGCGATCGGGTATCCAAAAAGGTATCAGCTGGGTTGTCGATAGCAAAGCGATATTCATAAAACGCGGGTTGCTGCGACTGCCAGCCTGCTGAGAAATCGATATCTTCAATATTATCCAGCGGCAGCGGATAAATGTCCCAATCGGCTTCCAGATGCAGGTCAATGACCAGTCCACCACGCAGCCCTTTACGCTGGGTGGGAGACAGCAGTCGCGGACCATAGTTGACCCGTCCCATGTTTTCGATCAGCAGGTCCAGCACGTTGTCGCTTTCACGTAAGGTAAATGGGATCTGCTCCCCTATCTGCTCGTGATACTGGGTCGCCAGATGTTGGCCATTGCAATAAAACTGCACTCTGTCGCTCGCATCGACCACCCTGCATTTCTCGACCTTTCCGGGGCCTGCCTTATGGCAACGGTAAAGAATATAGCCGTAATTTTGACCGACTTCTTCCATTGTCAGTGGCCAGGGGCTTTTCACGGGATGACTCAGCGTCGGGAGCGTCGCAAACAGGCTGACTTTTCGATTGAGAGCGATCGTGCCATAGGCTCGTCGCAAAAGCCCAACTGGTGCGGACTGCTCAATCTCCGGTGCATGCTGGTGGATGGCCCGCTGCACAGCGAAGAATTTCGCACCCGGCTCACCCCATTCACTCAACAGCGCATCATAATCATAGGAAGTGACCTGTGGCAGGTCTTTATCGCCGCGCACGGAACAACCGTTCATAAAACCAAAGTTAGTGCCGCCCTGAAACATGTAGATATTGATACTGGCGCGCGTCAATAAAGTGCTTGTTTCCTGACCGACATCCTCGGCGTCGCGACGAATGATGGCATCACCGTAGCGGTTAAACCAGCCGTTCCAGAACTCCATGCACATCAGCGGACGTTCCGGCTGGAAAGCGTCAAGGTTATCGAGGCTTTCGGCAGTACGGGAGCCAAAATTCGCGGTTGCCAGGACATTGTCATTGCACAGGGAACCCGCCTGGAGCGCTTCCTGCCAGGCGCCATCGGAAGTGAATAATGGCACTGTGACGCCATACTGACGCATCATAGCCGACAGTGCGCGCAGGTAGGCTTTGTCGTTGCCAAACGAACCATATTCATTCTCCAGTTGCATCATCACCACGGGGCCGCCGCGATCGTACTGCCAGGGCACGAGGCGGGGAAGCAGTTCGGCATAGTAGCGCTCAACCGCCTGTAAAAATGCGGGTTGACTGCTGCGTACCCGCAGCGACGCATCGCGCAGCAGCCAGGCGGGAAGCCCACCAAACTCCCACTCCGCGCAGATGTAGGGCGAAGGGCGCAAAATAACAAACAACCCTTTGCGTTGCGCCAGCGTGATGAAACGCTCAACATCCGCCATGCCGGTGAAGCAAAAGCGATCGGGTGCTGGCTGGTGGATATTCCACGGCAGGTAAGTTTCCACGCAGTTGGCGCCCAGTGCTTTAAGGTTATTGAGACTGTGTTCCCAATATTGCGGCACGAGGCGGAAATAGTGGATCGCGCCGGAAATAATCTGTACGGGCTTTCCGTCCTGCAGCAGGTTTTTGTCGACCGTAAAGGTACCCATGCTCACTCCATTAACCGAGAATGCCGGTGTTATAGCCCACGATGGATATCAGCATCACCACCCAAATAACGCGGGTGGAGTTCATGCGACGCACCCCAAGCAGCCAGTACACCAACGCGACCAGCAGGACCGGCAGCAGTGATGGCATCAGTTGATCAAGCGTTTCCTGGATTTTCAGCTCCACACCACCGCTTTTTAGCGTCAGTGGTACTGTAACGTGCACGACAGAGGCGATAAGCGCGCCGACAACCGTGACCCCGAGCAGTGTTGCTGCTTCGGTAATCGACTTCAGCCGGGTGTTCATGCTGCCGACCATGTTGATACCCTGGCGATAGGCAAACCCGAGCTGTGGAAGGCGAAAACCAAAGATGATCAGAATGTGGGCGATGATCCAGAAGATGGAACCCATCGGATTACCGTTCAGCGCCATCCATGAGCCCACGGAGCCGAAAATGGTCGGCACCAGTGCGCCGAACAGGGCATCACCGATTGCAGCGAAGGGCCCCATCAGTCCGGTTTTCAGGCCGGATACCGCTTCCATCGCGTCACGACCTTTTTCCTCTTCCAACGCCAGATCGACGCCGAGGATCAGCGCGCCGGTATGGGGGCTGGTGTTAAAAAACTGCGCATGCATCTCCAGGTTCTTTTTTAACGCCGCCGGATCGTCGCCGTAGAGCTTCTGTGAGGCTGGGAGCATGGCATACAGGTAGCCGGTACTCATCATACGTTCGTAGTTCCAACAAATCGCAGAGGTAAAGAGCCAGCGCAGATTCACCCGACGTAGGGTGCGACGATCGAGCCGGCCCTGAGTCTCAGCGACAGTGGTATCAGATTTCATCATCAGTAATCTCCCCAGAGGTAGTCTGTACGGCAGGGCGAGGCGTATCTTCTGACTGGCGCTTCTCCGTACTGGAAACGTTGCGGTAGTGAATAATGGCACCGGCGATACCGAGAACAGCGACACCCAGCATCGGCGTTTTCAGCCAGGCTGCGGCGAAGAAGCCAATCAGCAGCCAGGGGAAAAACTGACGGGTTGGCAGGTAGCGCAGCAGAATACCGATACCGACGACCGGCAAAATACCGCCCGCAACCTTCAGGCCGCCCATCAGCCAGTCCGGTGCGTAGTGCAACACCAACTGGACGAAATGTTCTCCGAACAGCAGCATCAGCAGCACGGGTAGCATTCGTGACAGCCCCCAGGGAAGGGCGCCTGCGAGTACGTTACGTTCAATCGCGCCGATATCCAGTCTGTCGATAGCTTTGATGATGCGATGCAGGAAAAAGGTGTTGAGAAAGCGCGCCAGGATATCCAACTGAATCAGCAGCAGGCCGACTGGCACAGCGAGTCCGATGGCGAACTCAATGCCTTTGCCGCTGATGACCGCGAAAATTGTGCCGATAATGGCGCCAGTGGTGAAATCAGGAATTGAGGCGCCGCCGTAGGTGCCGACACCCAGCACCATTAGCTGCAGCGTTGCGCCAACGGCAAGACCGGTGGTGACATCCCCCATAATAAGACCGGTGATCATCCCGGCATTCAGTGGATATCCCAGACCGACGTTGACGGTAATAACGTCAATAATCTGGATAAAAGCAAACAGGCAAATAACCAGAATCTGCCATCCTTCTATTGTCATGGTGGCTCCTCGCTTTATTTCAGGTTATTAAGAATATCGGTGACATTCAGCTTATCGTCGTTAGGAACGCGCTGACTGATAATTTTTGTGCCCTGCGCGCCAAGCTGCTGAAGTCGGGTAATATCCTCGGCAGAAAGGCTGACACTTTTCGTGACCGGGAATCCGTTATGAAGCTGTGTCACGTTGGCAATATTAATTTCAGGCATCGGCAGATGATGTTCATACAGAGCCATTAATGCTGGAACTGATTTAATAAGTAACAGCACGCGCTGCGAATCATATTTGCCCGCAATAATATTTTCCGCCGCCGTTTTGAACGGCAGGACACTTAACTTAACACCTGCAGGAACAGCCATTTTGAGGGTCATTTTGTCGATGTCGCTTTCCGCTATTTGATCATCTACCACCATGATACGGGTGATATTCAGACGCGATGTCCACATATTGGCGACCTGGCCATGAATGAGCCGCTCATCGACACGGATGTTGATTATAGCCATAAATATTCCTCTTATAATTTATTTCCCTGTCGCGTTCTATTGCAGAAAAACTAAATATTCAGCCGGTAGCGGAGAATAATGTGTTGGCTGCATATGAATACATCAGGAAATAACGTTTTTATTTTTCATTAACGGGCGGCGAAGGATAATTCACAACGCTGATACCGTGTTGTTTCAGATCCTGGAGCAGGGCCAGTTCGTCGTTCGTTAGCCAGACGCTGGCGGCAAATTGCTGGCATTCCGCCTGACGGTGATATTGAGAGCAGTTTGCCAGATTAATTTCCGTAATCGCGGGAATACGTGACACGACGCGACTGGCACAGGCGAGGGAGGCGACGATTACCATCTGGTTTGCACCCGGCAGGATCTGGTCTGCAACATCTTCTGGTGTACAGATGTGGCACGACACGCCCGGTGGTAGCGCCATTTCCAGCGCCAGAGCGTGCATCGGATCTCCCGCGGCATCATCGTTGCCGACGATAATACGAGTGAGTGCCAGCGCCTGTATCCACCCTGCAACTACCTGGGTATGGATGAGACGGTCGTCAACACGCAATGTCAGCATGCCACCCCCGGACCTGCGTTTGCGCATTTGGCCATGGTTTCACGCAGGGCGATGAAATCAGGTTGCTCGTTCTGGTAGCGACTGGCGCCGTGAGCGGCCTGTAGTGCGATGGTTATCCGCTGCGCGAGCGGTGCGCCTTCGCTCATGTAAAACTCCAGCAGCATCACCACGCTGGCACCGGAGATAAGGTGAATATGGCGGCTGCTGGCAGCAATTTTCAGAGCCGTATTATTCACGCTGCCGCCGGGTATATCGGTAAACAGCACCATTTCGTTGCCTCTGGAATGTACGTCGGCAGCAGCCTGGGCAAGATGCGTTTCCAGTTGATGAATAGAGGTGATATCACCGCAGTAGGCGCAAATCGGCGTGACACCGTGGCTATCGCCCAGCAACATATCCAGCGCTGAAACAATGCCTCTGGCATATTCACCGTGTCCCGCCATATAAATTTCAATCATGTTTGCTTCTCCCGTCATGGTCTGTTGATATACAGCAAACGCCATGCCAGTTTTTAATGTGCTGATATTTAAAGGTTAAAATTCTGTTTTGGACACTAATTGCCATTTTCGACACCGGGGATGGTATGTGTCGAACGCGCACGGATACCTGCGAGGATTTCATCAATCATCAGCATTTCGGTCAGTGGGATTGTGATGTGGTATTTCTGCACCAGCGGCTGAAAATAACGGGTGTTTTGTGAGATAAACCGCTGCTGACGCTCGTCCAGTGTTTCACTGTCACGATGGGTGTGACCACTGTTCAACATCAGTCGCTCCGTCATCAGCGCGATGTGCATCACCAGGTTGATATGCAGATAGTTTTCGAACCGGCAGTGATAGTCCTGCTCATAGCGACGAATAATGGTTTCAATATCCTCAAGCACCACCCGGGGATTGAGAAAGGTCAGGCGGCTGCTGATACCTTCAAGAGTAAACAGCTCGACCATCTGCTGGATCATGTCACCAAATTCCGCGTCGTCCAGCCACTCGGAGAAATAGTGTTGTAGCAGGCTGTCGGCGTTGCCCTGAATGATGTTGCGGATAGTCAGGGACGGGATGTTGCCCGTATCCAGGTCGGTAGTCGTGATTATAAGTCGCGTATCTGCTAGCTGGCCTTTCTCCTTCAGCGCCTGACGCAACGTGTCGTACTCCATGGTGATAACATCTATGTTCACGGCAGTGAGCGCGTGGGCAAGGATATCCTGCAGTTTTCGGGCTATGCCTTCACCAGAAATGCAGGCGACAATCAATGTGTTGCGAACCGGAGCCCCCGCATAGTAGCGAATTTCATTTTCGTAGCTGCCGGGGATGGTGCTGATGATGTCAGGCATCGGTAGCCCCTGCTGCAGCTTTTCCGCGATATCCAGCGCCAGCAGCGTCGTCACGTTATTGATGACGACCAGATCGCCGTGCACGTGTTGATGGATGCCGTGCCAGATCTCTTTCAACGAGCCCATATCAACCAGGATCAGGAGCCCGCTGTCATGACGTAGCAGTGCGAGGTGGTTTATCAGCATATCGATAATGGTTTGCGTGCTGGTCAACCAGGGCATGTCAAACGCGGTAAAGTAGTAACCGCCGGTGAGTTGGTTCACCAGTGAAGCGATGCTGGAGGCGGTCGACTGCCCGTGGGTGACGATAATGCCCTGAAGTTTGGCTCGCGGGTTATCGTGAAGCGCGAACAGCGCGGCGCTCAGCGTGAACATCATTTCTGGTGAGGTGAGTTCGCCGCAGGCAGTAATGGCGTCAATAAATTCCTGAGCCATCAGGCGTGAGCGAGGCGGGTACGGGCACAAGGCGGGCGTAGTGAAGCGGGACGCGGGATCCGCTTGTCCGTTCATCGATTCTCGCAGGATAACGTAGAGCGCCAGCCGCAGCGCTGGGGAGAAAGGGATACCCCAGCGCTGGCTCAGATTATCAAGCGCTGCTCCGACCATCTGTTGTTGCAGACGGTGAAAATGGCCTTCATTTTTTGGCTCATGCTCCGCAAGCCAGGCCTGCATCTCACCAATAAAACGGGCCGCATCCCGGCTGACACAATAATCGGTGAAGGCGGCGCCGAGCGCGCCATCGCGAGGAAGCTCGTCATGATGTGCATTCTGGTGAATGATCCAGCCGTGATACTGCGCATCACGATGTGCGGTGACAGCCCCAAGGTGGAGCGGACTATTTTCCTCGCGCACTATCCAGGCCGTCGCGCACATGACTTTGATCTGATTTCTGATCTCGCCAATATTGCCGGCAAATCGCCCGTTGAGCCAGCCGTAGAAGTGCATACTGTCGAGCCGGATATCGCAATGAAGCTGCCTTGCCTCCTGGCGCAAAAAGGTTTCCAGCAGCGCGATACGCTCCCGGCGGGTTCTTTCATGCCATGCCGGAAGATGAACCGTGACGGGGATACGCCGGTGCAGGGTGCGCAACAGTACGTTATTCACATCTTCCGTGGTGGCGAACACAAAACGCACCTGCGCGGAACGTGGCTGCTTATTGTCGCCCAGTCGGTAGAAGTAGCCTTTGTCCATGAACAGAAACAGTTTTTCCTGGTTCTCCGCTGATAAGCGATGGACCTCATCGAGAAACAACATCCCGCCGTTAGCGTTGTCCAGCAGGCCTGCTTTTTCACCCGTCGCGCCGGTAAACGCGCCTTTGCTGTGGCCGAATAGGGTACTGGAGAGTAACTCGGGGTTATTGGCGTAATCCGCGCAGTTTAGCTCGACGAGCGGGCATCCGGTTGCAATCAGTCCTTGTTGGCAGGCGTAGTCATAGAGCCGGGCGGCAAGGTAGCTTTTCCCCGTTCCGCTTTCACCGGTCAGCAACAGCGCGAGTCCGTTCGGTGGATAATCCACCGCCGCGCGGCACAATGTCATTTGGCTATACAGGCTCTCGTTTTCTGCCTGTGGGAGTATGGCAGCGGTTGTTTGCGGACCGGAGAGGTAAAACCTCACCGGGCGGCTGTTGTCTTTAGTCAGCATGCCATCTTCACAGAGTCGGTTCAGATAATGGCTGATGACGTTACGTTTAACGGACAGTAGTGAGAGGCACTGGGCGGCCGTAAAGCCGTTGGGCTCTGAGGCAAATGTTGATACCAACTGCTGAAAGAAATTGTCTTTAACGCTCAAAGGCGGAGCTCCCTTTTATCCAGAGGGTGATCCCGGCTGGGCTTTAGCGGTGTATAAGAGCAGGAATAGCGATAAATGGATGCGGCGCGGCCCGCATTAATGGCAATGGGTAATTATGGAGGGAATATTTATAGAAATTATGAATGGCAAGCGTGCAAATTGATAAAGGGTTTTGCCTTGCCCTGGATACGTCTGATGCCAGTGGCGTTACGCTGGCAAAACCATAATGCAATTAGACCATGAGAGTAGGATAGAGCCGGTACAGAACCACCAGAA is a window of Citrobacter sp. Marseille-Q6884 DNA encoding:
- the iolE gene encoding myo-inosose-2 dehydratase, whose product is MTVQLGINPLTWTNDDLPSLGAETPLDTCLSEGKEAGFAGFELGNKFPREARLLGPILQRHDLQLVSGWYSGRLLERSVEEEIAAVQSHLTLLRELGAKVMVFAEVSGCIHGEQQTPVHLRPRFPQARWKEYGEKLTAFARYTQQQGVQIAYHHHMGTVIESAEDVDNLMTHTGEEVGLLLDTGHLTFSGADPLAVAQRWASRINHVHCKDVRADVLADVKNRKTSFLDAVLSGVFTVPGDGCVDYPPIMALLKANQYQGWLVVEAEQDPAIAHPLTYARLGYNNLSRLARDAGLI
- a CDS encoding PTS system mannose/fructose/sorbose family transporter subunit IID; this encodes MMKSDTTVAETQGRLDRRTLRRVNLRWLFTSAICWNYERMMSTGYLYAMLPASQKLYGDDPAALKKNLEMHAQFFNTSPHTGALILGVDLALEEEKGRDAMEAVSGLKTGLMGPFAAIGDALFGALVPTIFGSVGSWMALNGNPMGSIFWIIAHILIIFGFRLPQLGFAYRQGINMVGSMNTRLKSITEAATLLGVTVVGALIASVVHVTVPLTLKSGGVELKIQETLDQLMPSLLPVLLVALVYWLLGVRRMNSTRVIWVVMLISIVGYNTGILG
- a CDS encoding PTS sugar transporter subunit IIA; this encodes MIEIYMAGHGEYARGIVSALDMLLGDSHGVTPICAYCGDITSIHQLETHLAQAAADVHSRGNEMVLFTDIPGGSVNNTALKIAASSRHIHLISGASVVMLLEFYMSEGAPLAQRITIALQAAHGASRYQNEQPDFIALRETMAKCANAGPGVAC
- a CDS encoding PTS sugar transporter subunit IIB; translation: MLTLRVDDRLIHTQVVAGWIQALALTRIIVGNDDAAGDPMHALALEMALPPGVSCHICTPEDVADQILPGANQMVIVASLACASRVVSRIPAITEINLANCSQYHRQAECQQFAASVWLTNDELALLQDLKQHGISVVNYPSPPVNEK
- a CDS encoding PTS mannose/fructose/sorbose/N-acetylgalactosamine transporter subunit IIC, which translates into the protein MTIEGWQILVICLFAFIQIIDVITVNVGLGYPLNAGMITGLIMGDVTTGLAVGATLQLMVLGVGTYGGASIPDFTTGAIIGTIFAVISGKGIEFAIGLAVPVGLLLIQLDILARFLNTFFLHRIIKAIDRLDIGAIERNVLAGALPWGLSRMLPVLLMLLFGEHFVQLVLHYAPDWLMGGLKVAGGILPVVGIGILLRYLPTRQFFPWLLIGFFAAAWLKTPMLGVAVLGIAGAIIHYRNVSSTEKRQSEDTPRPAVQTTSGEITDDEI
- a CDS encoding glycoside hydrolase family 35 protein, yielding MGTFTVDKNLLQDGKPVQIISGAIHYFRLVPQYWEHSLNNLKALGANCVETYLPWNIHQPAPDRFCFTGMADVERFITLAQRKGLFVILRPSPYICAEWEFGGLPAWLLRDASLRVRSSQPAFLQAVERYYAELLPRLVPWQYDRGGPVVMMQLENEYGSFGNDKAYLRALSAMMRQYGVTVPLFTSDGAWQEALQAGSLCNDNVLATANFGSRTAESLDNLDAFQPERPLMCMEFWNGWFNRYGDAIIRRDAEDVGQETSTLLTRASINIYMFQGGTNFGFMNGCSVRGDKDLPQVTSYDYDALLSEWGEPGAKFFAVQRAIHQHAPEIEQSAPVGLLRRAYGTIALNRKVSLFATLPTLSHPVKSPWPLTMEEVGQNYGYILYRCHKAGPGKVEKCRVVDASDRVQFYCNGQHLATQYHEQIGEQIPFTLRESDNVLDLLIENMGRVNYGPRLLSPTQRKGLRGGLVIDLHLEADWDIYPLPLDNIEDIDFSAGWQSQQPAFYEYRFAIDNPADTFLDTRSLGKGVAFINGFNLGRYWHRGPLGYLYIPAPLLRQGENRLVIFETEGVDVGALDLLDEPVYIEVSENTT
- the iolB gene encoding 5-deoxy-glucuronate isomerase, with translation MSHLLSRWQQPNAQGLTQSVTPERAGWGYVGFAAYELEEGQQLTLPAVDEERCLVLVAGRATITTPTATFSDIGERMSPFERIKPWAVYVTPQETVQVQALTRLELAVCSAPGKGTYPTRLIAPQDIDGEARGKGHNQRYVHNILPEDKPADSLLVVEVWTNEGCTSSYPSHKHDTDNPPQETYLEETYYHRLNPEQGFCMQRVYTDDRTLDECMAVYNRDVVMVPKGYHPVATMAGYDSYYLNVMAGPVRKWMFTWEEDHAWINTTYSAEK
- a CDS encoding PTS system mannose/fructose/N-acetylgalactosamine-transporter subunit IIB; translated protein: MAIINIRVDERLIHGQVANMWTSRLNITRIMVVDDQIAESDIDKMTLKMAVPAGVKLSVLPFKTAAENIIAGKYDSQRVLLLIKSVPALMALYEHHLPMPEINIANVTQLHNGFPVTKSVSLSAEDITRLQQLGAQGTKIISQRVPNDDKLNVTDILNNLK
- a CDS encoding sigma 54-interacting transcriptional regulator, whose product is MSVKDNFFQQLVSTFASEPNGFTAAQCLSLLSVKRNVISHYLNRLCEDGMLTKDNSRPVRFYLSGPQTTAAILPQAENESLYSQMTLCRAAVDYPPNGLALLLTGESGTGKSYLAARLYDYACQQGLIATGCPLVELNCADYANNPELLSSTLFGHSKGAFTGATGEKAGLLDNANGGMLFLDEVHRLSAENQEKLFLFMDKGYFYRLGDNKQPRSAQVRFVFATTEDVNNVLLRTLHRRIPVTVHLPAWHERTRRERIALLETFLRQEARQLHCDIRLDSMHFYGWLNGRFAGNIGEIRNQIKVMCATAWIVREENSPLHLGAVTAHRDAQYHGWIIHQNAHHDELPRDGALGAAFTDYCVSRDAARFIGEMQAWLAEHEPKNEGHFHRLQQQMVGAALDNLSQRWGIPFSPALRLALYVILRESMNGQADPASRFTTPALCPYPPRSRLMAQEFIDAITACGELTSPEMMFTLSAALFALHDNPRAKLQGIIVTHGQSTASSIASLVNQLTGGYYFTAFDMPWLTSTQTIIDMLINHLALLRHDSGLLILVDMGSLKEIWHGIHQHVHGDLVVINNVTTLLALDIAEKLQQGLPMPDIISTIPGSYENEIRYYAGAPVRNTLIVACISGEGIARKLQDILAHALTAVNIDVITMEYDTLRQALKEKGQLADTRLIITTTDLDTGNIPSLTIRNIIQGNADSLLQHYFSEWLDDAEFGDMIQQMVELFTLEGISSRLTFLNPRVVLEDIETIIRRYEQDYHCRFENYLHINLVMHIALMTERLMLNSGHTHRDSETLDERQQRFISQNTRYFQPLVQKYHITIPLTEMLMIDEILAGIRARSTHTIPGVENGN
- a CDS encoding PTS sugar transporter subunit IIA, with translation MTQLVLISHGDIAVAIRDAAFDILGPRNDVHALALRISDSPQSLAHALQTLLSAYADEPVILVCDIAGGTPANVALKYWLQHRETTTVYTGLNLSMVLVYMQDNQGHLSAASLLQAAHDGIIDISGRARNLTEN